One Brassica oleracea var. oleracea cultivar TO1000 chromosome C7, BOL, whole genome shotgun sequence genomic window carries:
- the LOC106306538 gene encoding RNA-binding protein 39, producing MDFDEYEYLEKTVENPHLENNEVENGGGDEKPKSEVKERSRSSRHRSDDKRDEDEDGRRSKRSRSHHRSRSRDRERDRHRSSRDHRDRERGGRDREKDRDKEERNGKEREGGKDKDRDSNHEKDRERDRSRRSRSRSERRRSREREKSQEIETKERDTKDRRRHKDKKEDKVEPEADPERDQRTVFAYQIALRATERDVYEFFSRAGKVRDVRIIMDRISRRSRGIGYVEFYETMSVPMAIALSGQPLLGQPVMVKPSEAEKNLVQSTTAAAGAGGMLGPYSGGARRLYVGNLHVNMSEDDLRKVFESFGIVELVQVPRDETGHCKGFGFVQFARLEDARNAVNLNGQLEIAGRAIKVSAVTDQTEVPDAGQAQNTGDLDDDDGAGLSLNAQSRAALMMKLDRSGTSSSTGLTAVPSILGATSTVSPLVAPVVQGGFPAVAGLAGLGVHVPAVVDPVGVPSECLLLKNMFDSSTETELDFDKDIEEDVRDECSKFGELNHIFVDKNSMGFVYLRFENAQAAMGAQRALHGRWFAGKMITATYMTTETYEAKFPQSK from the exons ATGGACTTTGATGAGTATGAGTACTTAGAGAAGACTGTTGAGAATCCTCACCTGGAGAACAACGAAGTTGAAAATGGTGGGGGTGATGAGAAACCCAAATCTGAAGTGAAAGAGCGGAGTAGAAGCTCAAGGCATAGGAGTGATGACAAGAGGGATGAAGACGAAGATGGTCGGCGTTCTAAGCGGTCGAGGTCGCACCACCGTTCACGATCTAGAGACAGAGAGAGGGATAGGCATAGAAGTAGCCGGGACCACAGAGACAGAGAGAGAGGTGGCAGAGACCGTGAGAAGGATAGAGATAAAGAAGAAAGAAACGGTAAAGAGAGAGAAGGGGGCAAAGACAAGGATCGTGACAGTAACCATGAAAAAGATCGGGAGAGAGACCGATCACGTCGAAGCAGAAGTCGATCAGAGAGACGTCGGAGTCGGGAAAGAGAAAAGAGCCAGGAAATAGAAACTAAGGAAAGAGACACCAAGGACCGCAG ACGCCATAAAGATAAAAAAGAGGATAAGGTAGAGCCTGAGGCTGATCCTGAAAGAGACCAGAGAACCGTTTTTGCCTATCAG ATTGCTTTGAGGGCAACTGAAAGGGATGTTTATGAGTTCTTCTCTAGAGCTGGAAAG GTACGAGATGTGCGGATAATCATGGATCGAATTTCCAGGCGTTCGAGAGGAATCGG GTATGTGGAGTTTTATGAAACAATGTCAGTCCCTATGGCTATTGCTCTATCTGGACAGCCTCTTCTTGGTCAGCCTGTTATGGTAAAACCATCTGAAGCTGAGAAGAATCTTGTTCAGTCAACAACTGCTGCCGCTGGAGCAGGAGGGATGCTGGGCCCCTATTCTGGCGGTGCTAGACGTCTTTATGTTGGTAACCTGCATGTTAACATGTCAGAAGATGATCTGCGAAAG GTTTTTGAATCATTTGGGATTGTGGAGCTGGTACAAGTACCTCGGGACGAAACTGGCCATTGCAAAGGATTTGGTTTTGTTCAG TTTGCTCGCCTGGAGGATGCTAGGAATGCAGTGAATCTGAATGGGCAGTTGGAGATTGCAGGTCGTGCAATCAAG GTGTCAGCTGTAACTGATCAAACTGAAGTCCCAGACGCTGGACAAGCCCAAAACACAGGTGATCTGGATGATGATGATGGAGCGGGCCTG TCTCTGAATGCACAATCGCGGGCTGCACTCATGATGAAGCTCGATCGCAGTGGAACTTCATCAAG CACTGGCCTTACTGCAGTTCCATCTATTCTCGGTGCAACTTCGACCGTTTCTCCGTTGGTGGCTCCTGTTGTACAAGGGGGTTTCCCTGCTGTTGCTGGACTCGCAGGGCTCGGTGTACATGTTCCAGCTGTTGTCGACCCAGTTGGTGTCCCCAGCGAATGTCTACTGCTTAAAAACATGTTTGATTCATCCACAGAG ACTGAACTTGATTTTGATAAGGACATCGAGGAAGATGTTAGAGATGAATGCTCCAAGTTCGGAGAACTGAATCATATCTTTGTTGACAA GAACAGCATGGGTTTTGTCTACTTGAGATTTGAGAATGCACAAGCAGCAATGGGAGCGCAACGTGCTCTCCATGGAAGATGGTTTGCCGGGAAGATGATTACAGCTACTTACATG ACTACAGAGACTTACGAGGCCAAGTTCCCTCAGAGTAAGTAG
- the LOC106306280 gene encoding probable ubiquitin-conjugating enzyme E2 23, with the protein MEHEQDDPGTAPHGGVDSLLENSLASESMCDHPTVSNNSVHTDKAEDSGSNEHPNIYREDIVRSNKTGSIGVVSEVAGDSDSDMSDDDDDDDDEEDDEDNSNDDDDDDDDDDGEEEEGKKGNEDNSGNYKCGTLEGDQIRVLWMDDDTEPVQGVKDLTVVDRGFLHGDYVASASEPTGQVGVVVDANISVDLLAPDSSVHKDISTKKLKRVRDFAVGDYVVHGPWLGRVDDVLDNVTVLFDDGSMCKVLRAEPLQLKPITKNNLEEDANFPYHPGQRVKASSSSVLKTSRWLSGLWKPNRLEGTVTKVTAGSIFVYWIASAGVGPDSSVSPPEEQSPSDLTLLSSFTHANWQVGDWCLLPSVNQSATIPLHKHVSKLRLYDSQANQHQKDEVSEKNEHAGITAEALPKETSVSSLSKEPAHEPWPLHRKKIRKLVIKKDKKVKKKEESFERSLLIVNSRTRVDVAWQDGTVECGREATTLIPIETPGDHEFVAEQYVVEKASDDDDNKTEAKRVGVVKSVNAKERTASVRWLKPLGRAEEPREFDEEEIVSVYELEGHPDYDYCYGDVVVRLSPVTIALPASSSGNSLEEATEKDNGDQDTETHQEATVHDREENEVNTDLSELSWVGNITGLEDGDIEVTWADGVVSTVGPQAVYVVGRDDDDESTGAESDSSDAASWETVDDDDKGAPEIPEEDHGRSSFTEGNSDAETNAENDYGRNGALALPLAAIEFVTRLASGIFSRGRKTEDPSSSSPTGEKQAEFTNPSGERDSFLDDPTSPNLSATDNCESEGTVLENEALERSKSEKSDEPVTSEGDSCSFRRFDISQEPLDHHFLGADEQKTKERRWFKKVDRDWKILQNNLPDGIFVRVYEDRMDLLRAVIAGAYGTPYQDGLFFFDFHLPPDYPSVPPSAYYYSGGWRLNPNLYEEGKVCLSLLNTWTGRGNEVWDPKSSSILQVLVSLQGLVLNSKPYFNEAGYDRQIGTAEGEKNSLGYNENTFLLNCKTMMYLMRRPPKDFEELIKEHFKKRGYYILKACEAYMKGYLIGSLAKDASIINEHSSANSTSVGFKLMLAKIAPKLFSALSEVGADCNEFKHLQQQ; encoded by the exons ATGGAACATGAGCAAGATGACCCTGGTACAGCACCACATGGTGGGGTTGATTCGCTACTTGAGAATTCACTTGCAAGTGAATCTATGTGTGATCATCCTACTGTGAGTAACAACAGCGTTCATACAGATAAGGCTGAGGATTCTGGAAGTAACGAGCATCCCAACATTTATCGAGAAGATATTGTTAGAAGCAACAAGACGGGTAGTATTGGAGTTGTGAGCGAAGTAGCTGGTGATTCTGACAGTGATATGAGTGATGATGATGATGACGACGACGACGAAGAAGATGATGAGGACAACAGTAATGATGATGATGATGATGATGATGATGATGATGGGGAGGAAGAGGAAGGGAAAAAGGGCAATGAGGATAATTCTGGGAACTACAAATGTGGTACTCTTGAGGGTGATCAGATCCGTGTGCTTTGGATGGATGATGACACTGAGCCAGTTCAAGGTGTTAAGGATTTAACCGTTGTAGACCGTGGTTTCCTACACGGAGACTATGTTGCTTCAGCTTCTGAGCCAACTGGGCAGGTGGGAGTAGTAGTGGATGCTAACATTTCGGTAGATTTATTAGCTCCCGATAGTTCTGTCCACAAGGACATCTCCACCAAAAAGTTGAAACGGGTCAGGGATTTTGCCGTTGGTGATTATGTGGTTCATGGCCCCTGGCTAGGTAGAGTTGATGATGTATTGGACAATGTGACTGTGTTGTTTGATGATGGCTCCATGTGTAAAGTCCTACGCGCTGAGCCTCTTCAACTAAAACCTATTACTAAGAATAACCTTGAAGAAGATGCCAACTTCCCATATCACCCAGGCCAGCGTGTCAAAGCAAGCTCCTCATCTGTTCTTAAGACTTCGCGGTGGTTATCTGGATTGTGGAAACCCAATCGCTTAGAAGGCACTGTGACCAAAGTCACTGCTGGCTCTATTTTTGTCTACTGGATTGCCTCAGCTGGCGTTGGGCCAGATTCTTCTGTTTCCCCACCTGAGGAGCAGAGTCCTAGTGATTTGACATTGTTGTCATCTTTCACTCATGCCAATTGGCAAGTCGGTGACTGGTGCCTCCTTCCATCGGTGAATCAGTCTGCTACAATTCCCTTACATAAGCATGTATCCAAATTACGACTTTATGATTCCCAAGCAAATCAGCACCAGAAAGATGAAGTAAGCGAGAAAAATGAACATGCGGGTATAACTGCTGAAGCTTTGCCAAAGGAAACTAGTGTTTCTTCTCTTTCAAAGGAGCCTGCTCATGAGCCTTGGCCTCTCCATCGTAAGAAGATACGCAAACTTGTTATCAAAAAGGACAAAAAGGTAAAGAAAAAAGAGGAAAGCTTCGAACGATCTCTACTGATAGTTAATAGCAGAACGCGTGTTGATGTAGCGTGGCAGGATGGTACAGTAGAATGTGGGCGTGAAGCAACAACATTGATTCCAATTGAGACCCCTGGTGATCATGAATTTGTGGCTGAGCAGTATGTGGTGGAGAAGGCTTCGGATGATGATGATAACAAAACTGAAGCTAAGCGTGTTGGAGTTGTTAAAAGTGTCAATGCAAAAGAACGTACTGCTTCTGTGAGATGGTTGAAGCCACTTGGACGGGCAGAAGAACCTCGTGAGTTTGACGAGGAAGAAATTGTTAGTGTTTATGAGCTGGAGGGCCATCCTGATTATGACTACTGTTATGGGGATGTTGTTGTTCGATTATCACCTGTTACCATAGCGTTACCAGCATCTTCTTCCGGAAACTCTTTAGAGGAGGCAACAGAGAAAGACAATGGCGACCAAGATACGGAAACGCATCAAGAAGCAACTGTCCATGACAGGGAAGAAAACGAAGTCAATACGGACCTTTCAGAGCTCTCGTGGGTAGGAAATATTACTGGCCTAGAGGATGGTGATATTGAAGTCACATGGGCCGATGGAGTGGTATCAACG GTTGGCCCTCAAGCAGTTTATGTCGTTGGACGGGACGATGATGATGAATCAACTGGTGCAGAAAGTGATTCAAGTGATGCTGCTAGTTGGGAAACTGTAGACGATGATGATAAGGGTGCTCCTGAGATTCCTGAAGAG GATCATGGAAGGAGTAGTTTTACTGAGGGAAACTCTGATGCAGAAACCAATGCTGAGAATGATTATGGGAGGAATGGTGCCCTAGCTCTCCCACTAGCTGCTATTGAATTTGTGACTCGACTTGCTAGTGGAATCTTTTCACGTGGACGGAAAACTGAAGATCCTTCCAGTTCCAGTCCCACAGGTGAGAAGCAGGCTGAATTTACTAACCCTTCCGGCGAGAGGGATTCCTTCCTCGACGATCCTACTTCTCCAAATTTAAGTGCCACTGATAACTGTGAGTCAGAGGGCACAGTTCTAGAAAACGAAGCATTGGAAAGATCAAAGAGCGAAAAATCTGATGAGCCAGTAACCTCTGAAGGTGATAGTTGCAGTTTCAGACGCTTTGATATATCACAAGAGCCTCTGGACCACCATTTTCTTGGCGCAGATGAGCAG AAAACCAAGGAAAGAAGATGGTTCAAAAAGGTTGATCGAGACTGGAAAATACTTCAGAACAATCTTCCCG ATGGAATCTTTGTCCGAGTTTACGAAGATAGAATGGATCTCCTAAGGGCCGTAATAGCCGGGGCATATGGAACACCATATCAAGATGGTCTCTTCTTTTTCGATTTTCACCTTCCACCTGACTACCCTAGTGTGCCACCG TCGGCATATTATTATTCTGGCGGTTGGAGGCTAAACCCTAACCTATATGAAGAAGGAAAGGTCTGCCTTAGCCTTCTTAATACGTGGACAGGCAGAGGAAATGAAGTCTGGGATCCCAAATCATCGAGCATCCTTCAAGTCCTTGTTTCACTCCAGGGTTTGGTGTTGAATTCAAAGCCTTACTTCAATGAAGCTGGGTATGATAGGCAGATCGGAACTGCTGAAGGAGAGAAAAACTCACTGGGATACAACGAGAATACCTTTTTGCTAAATTGTAAAACCATGATGTATCTTATGCGGAGACCACCAAAG GACTTTGAAGAACTCATCAAAGAGCATTTCAAGAAACGTGGTTATTACATCTTGAAGGCATGTGAGGCATACATGAAAGGATATCTGATAGGTTCCCTAGCTAAAGATGCCTCAATTATCAATGAGCACAGCAGTGCAAATTCAACTTCGGTTGGTTTTAAGCTTATGTTGGCTAAGATTGCGCCAAAGCTTTTCTCAGCGCTGAGTGAAGTAGGAGCTGACTGCAATGAATTCAAGCATCTCCAGCAGCAATAA